The Halopseudomonas sabulinigri genome window below encodes:
- a CDS encoding TolC family protein — protein MPANQLKTLSLAVTSAILLSACSNLEPKPYSEQEARERIVADQLTMYAEQEPVTAPISFYEAAARALKYNLDYRLKLMESALASDLHDVSSHEMLPRVVASAGYAGRNNDSGGTSIGIEDRQQSLRPSTSQERYRDIAGLNMSWSVLDFGVAYYRSQQKADQILMAEERRRRVAQNVLQDVRNAYWRALGAQRLLPQVDRLLQRTEQALSSAREAETQGLLPRQEILAYQRSLLDSVSLLTARRQDLEFAQAELKALMSLPPRSKLILVGDGSEPELPSLAADITRLENLALENRPEIMEEWYRKRVNITDLEIAKAQLWPNVSLELGYNYDSNKYLYNNDWSDTGINVSMNLMRLFQLPSLDNASESQAATDDLRRVALSMAILTQVRVSTLRYQLAQQDMGYADESLRVDQQLLDYAKAASSTSIGSELEVIRAEGRYLLSQYQREAAYSRAQAAWGRLYNSIGLDVLPEEIAQHDIKTLAHEIERTLNAQQGQGMLVSRVPLQGVVNAPAAP, from the coding sequence ATGCCAGCAAACCAGCTAAAGACTCTCAGCCTCGCGGTGACGTCGGCGATTCTGCTCAGCGCCTGCAGCAACCTGGAGCCAAAGCCCTACAGCGAGCAAGAGGCGCGTGAGCGCATCGTTGCGGATCAGCTCACCATGTACGCCGAACAGGAGCCGGTCACCGCGCCGATCTCTTTCTACGAAGCCGCCGCGCGGGCGCTGAAATACAACCTCGACTACCGCCTCAAGCTGATGGAAAGCGCGCTGGCGTCTGACCTGCACGACGTATCCAGTCATGAGATGTTGCCGCGGGTGGTTGCCTCAGCCGGTTATGCTGGGCGCAACAACGACTCCGGCGGCACCTCTATCGGCATTGAGGACCGTCAGCAGAGTTTGCGCCCTTCCACCTCACAGGAGCGCTACCGCGACATCGCCGGGCTGAACATGAGCTGGAGCGTGCTGGACTTTGGCGTGGCCTACTACCGCAGCCAACAGAAAGCCGATCAGATTCTGATGGCCGAAGAACGTCGCCGCCGCGTCGCGCAGAACGTGCTGCAGGATGTGCGCAATGCTTACTGGCGCGCACTCGGCGCGCAGCGACTGCTACCCCAGGTAGACCGTTTGCTGCAGCGCACCGAGCAGGCCCTCAGCTCCGCCCGTGAAGCAGAAACCCAAGGGCTGCTGCCACGCCAGGAGATTCTGGCCTATCAACGCTCACTGCTTGATTCGGTATCGCTGCTGACCGCTCGCCGGCAGGATCTGGAGTTTGCCCAGGCCGAGCTCAAGGCACTGATGTCGTTACCGCCGCGTTCCAAGCTGATTCTGGTCGGTGACGGCAGCGAGCCCGAGTTGCCCAGCCTGGCCGCCGACATCACCCGACTGGAAAACCTGGCACTGGAAAACCGTCCTGAAATCATGGAGGAGTGGTATCGCAAGCGCGTCAATATCACCGACCTGGAGATTGCCAAGGCGCAGCTGTGGCCAAACGTCAGCCTGGAGTTGGGCTACAACTACGACTCCAACAAGTACCTGTACAACAACGACTGGTCCGATACCGGTATCAACGTATCGATGAACCTGATGCGACTGTTCCAGCTGCCGTCGCTGGATAACGCCTCCGAGTCGCAAGCCGCCACCGATGACCTGCGCCGGGTGGCGCTGTCGATGGCTATTCTCACCCAGGTGCGCGTTAGCACGCTGCGCTATCAGTTGGCCCAACAGGACATGGGCTATGCCGACGAAAGCCTGCGCGTCGACCAGCAGTTGCTCGACTACGCCAAGGCCGCCAGCAGCACTTCGATCGGCTCGGAACTGGAGGTCATCCGCGCCGAAGGCCGCTATCTGCTGTCGCAATACCAGCGCGAGGCGGCTTACTCACGGGCCCAGGCCGCCTGGGGGCGGCTGTACAATTCGATCGGCCTGGACGTACTGCCGGAAGAGATCGCGCAACATGATATAAAGACTCTGGCACATGAAATAGAGCGCACGCTTAATGCCCAGCAAGGCCAGGGAATGCTGGTCTCACGTGTACCATTGCAAGGAGTGGTGAATGCGCCTGCTGCACCCTAA